In Deltaproteobacteria bacterium, the genomic window ACGTCTACCGCAATCCAACCTCCGTGTCCAGAGGCCACAAGTCGGGCAGGGTCAGCTCGGTCGGCAGGTGGTAGGGTTTTATTGTAAGGGGGGAGCCCGCATGCAGGACGAAGACGAATTTAATCTACTCCGCGCGGGTGGGAGCGATTCATGATGCGGCACAGGGCGCCAAAGCGATATCCGAATCCGGCGGTAGTCAAACCGTCCGTGGTGGCAGAACCTGCCTCGCCCGCTGAGACCGTCACTCCACGGGCATCGAAACCGGCGCGGCGCGGCGCGGCCCTGGCACCCGCCAAGCGACTCTCGCGATCCGCGCGTTATCGCAAGGCCGCGGCACTTCTCCGAGAGTGGATGGCCGACGACAGTGGCTACGACGAAATGATCGCGCCGCTTCTCGAGGAGGAAGACGGCGGTCGGCCGGCTGGTGGGTACGACGCCGCGCGCCTCACGTCGAACGATCAAGCGTGGCTCGACGCCTATCGTGTGGCGCTCGCTGCCCAATGCCCGGACGCCGTCAAGCAATTCCTCATCTACGGCTCCAAAGCGCGCGGTGAGGCGACCCGTGACTCGGATCTTGATGTCGTGCTCATCGTGGACAACCGCTGGCAAGCGCGCAAGCGGGACCTCCGCCGCATCGGCTATCGGCTGGCTTCCACTTCCGATGTCCTGCCGTCGATCGTGGTGTACACAGAAGAAGAATGGGAGGCGCGGAGGCAGAGCGGGTCGTTCTTCCGGCGTGCAGTGGAACGGGATGCGATTGCGATCCGATGAACCGCGCGATGGTACTGGCGGAGTGGCGTCGCGCCGTCGAATCGCTGCACGCTTCTGAGCTGCTGGCAGCAGAAGGCTTCGAAGCGGATGCGGTGTCGCGTGCGTACTACGCCGCTCTTCACGCGGCCAAGGCAGCATTGGCCGTGCACGACGTGAGCGCCGACAGCCACGCCGCCATCAAGCGATTGTTCGGTTTGCACCTGATCCGGCCGGGAACGATTGAGCGCGAGTGGTCCGCTCTTCTGGTTGAAAGCCTGGATGATCGCCTGACTGCCGACTACGACGTGGAAAGTTCGTTTTCGACCGACGACGCCGACGCCGAGTGCCGTCGAGCGCGAAGGTTCCTCGGCCGCATCCGCCGCTATCTGCGCACTCAAAGGTTGACTGCCAAGGATCTCGGCACGTTGCGTCGGCGACGCGCTTGAATTTGCAGGGCGAGTGCGGGAGAGCCACCGAGTCGTGAAGATCCCCTACGTCATCGACAACCAGACGCACGTCCTCGTTGACGTGTTGCGTGGGTTGCTCGGCGAACACGCGGGCAAGTCGCTCGACATCGCCACCGCGTACTTCACCGTGTCGGCCTTCGGTATGCTGCGCGAGGGCCTCGAAGCCCTCGGCAATTTCCGCTTGCTCCTCGGTGCCGAGCCGCACACCGGCGAGCAGATCGGCTTGCGCCCCAACGCCAAGGTGCTGGCCGCCCGCATTCGCGGCGATCTCGAGCGCGAGCCGTTTTCGGAGCCGACGCTGCGACTGATCGAGGACTTCACCCGCTTCCTTCGCCGCGAACCCGTCGCGCTGCGGCTGTACGAAGAGGGCTTCCTGCACGCGAAGTGCTACCTGTTCTACAACGACTCGCTGTCGCACGGCTGGGATCGGTTCCAGCCGGTCGCGGGCATCGTCGGGTCGAGCAACTTCACCGCGCCCGGTCTCACAACGAACAAGGAGTTGAATCTCGCCCACAAAGCGCGGCTCAGCGAGGACGAGGTGCTGGATGATTTGGAGTCGGGATGGCAGGCAGGGACGCCTGCCCCACCAAAGCAATCCGGGTTGCTGGCGCAGGCCTCTGTGCCTGCGCACCGAGCCGAATTCGAGGAGCGGCAGCGCCTGAAATCGAGCGTCGGCGCACGGGCCATTGCCGACCTCGACGAATGGTTCGAGCGACAGTGGGGCGCGTCGCGCGACTTCAAGGACGAGCTGATCGAACTCCTCGAGACCTCCAAGTTCGGCGCGTACGAGTACACGCCGTACGAGATCTACCTCAAGGCACTGTACGAGTACTTCAAGGACGACCTCGATGCGGAGCAGCAGCCGTCGCTTCGATCCGCAGTTGATCTCGCGGAGTTCCAGGAAGACGCGGTCAAGAAGGCGCGCAAGATCCTGGCGCGCTACGACGGCGTGATGATCGCCGATTCGGTGGGGCTGGGCAAGACCTGGATCGGCAAGAAGCTGCTCGAAGACTTTGCCTACCACATGCGCCAACAAGCGCTCGTGATCTGCCCCGCTTCACTGCGCGATATGTGGGAGAAGGAGCTGCAGGACGCGACGATCCCGGCGGTTGTCGTGTCGCAAGAAGAGCTGGGCCAACTCGACTTCCCCGTCGAACACTGCAGTGACGCTGATGTGATCCTGATCGATGAGTCGCACAACTTCCGCAACCGCAATGCCCAGCGCTACCAGAACTTGGAGCGCCTCATTGGCCTCAACGGCGGCCGCGGACGCGACGGCGGACGCAAGAAGCTGATCCTGCTCACTGCCACGCCGATCAACAACGACCTGTTCGATCTCTACTATCAGCTCGCGCTGTTCACGCGTGGCGATCGCAGCTACTTCGCCGCGGCTGGCATCGGCGATGTGCACCGGTACTTCCTGCAAGCGCGGCGTGACTCGCGCGCCGGCACCGCAGCGATTGCGCTGTTCAATCTGCTGTTGCCGGCGCACCCGCCCGTTCATTCGGAAGGCGTATCCCGAAGCAACGATCCGCGGCGAGAAGATTCGCTTTCCGGAACGACAGCTCCGCACGGAACGGTACGACCTCGAGGCGACGTATGGTGGCATCTACGAAAAGATCGTCGCGGCGATCGAGAACCTGCACCTCGCGCCGTACAGCCTTGAAACGTACAAGAAACAGGATGTCGCGAAGGACGAGTTCGAGGTCGGCCGCCAAGAAGCCCTCGTCGGCATTTTCAAGTCGCGCTACCTCAAGCGATTCGAGTCGAGCGTCGACGCGTTTCGCATCAGCGTTCGGCGGGCCCTGGAATTCGCGAAGACGTTCGAGTCGTACCTGCTCGACGGCAAGCTCGTCCGTAGCACCGACTTTCACCGGCTGGCCCGCTTCGTCGCTCGCGAAGACGAGGAGGATGACGCGACGCCATCGTCGCTTGCCGACGCGCTCGATGCGTCGGAAGAAGCCAAGGCTATCCTGAACGAGCTGGAACTGATCGATACCTCCCAGTTCGATCTCCGTAAGCTGCACGACGCCGTGCAGCACGACATCGACGCCTTGACCGAGGTGTGGCACCGAGTGCGCGACATTACGCCCGAACGCGACGCCAAGCTGCGGGCCTTGAAGACATTACTCGAAGGTCGGCTTGTTGGGCAGAAGCTGCTGGTGTTCACTTACTACAAGGACACCGCCCGCTACCTGTATCGCGAGCTGGCGGGTGAGAGCAGCAAGGAATTTCTCTCGCGCATCGGCGATCCGCTCATCCGGCGGATGGATAGTGGAGCCGATGCCAAGGAGCGCCGCGCCATCGTCGATGGCTTTGCGCCGCGCGCGAACAAGTGCGCCGACATCGTCGGCACCGACAGGGAGATCGACATCGTGATCTCGACCGACGTGCTGTCGGAAGGCCAGAACCTGCAGGACTGTGCCCATCTCATCAACTACGACCTGCACTGGAATCCGACCCGCATGGTGCAGCGCGCCGGGCGCATCGACCGCATCGGCACTGAGTTCGAGACCCTCTTCATCCACAACATGTTTCCCGAGGCCGGACTGGAGCGACTACTCAAACTGGTTGAGCGGCTCTCGCAGCGCATCGCCGCCATCGACCAGGCCGGCTTCCTCGACGCCAGCGTGCTGGGGGAAGTCGTGCATCCGCGCAACTTCAACACCCTGCGCCGCATCCGCGATGAGGACGGTACGGTGATCGAGGAGGAGGAGCAGTTCACCGAGTTGGCGAGCAACGAATTCCTGCTTCAGTCGCTGCGCGCCGTGCTCGGCGCCGAAGGCCGCGAGCGCCTTGAGGCGTTTCCGGACGGGATTCACTCGGGGCTGGCCAAGCCGCGGGCGAAGGGCCTGTTCTTCTACTTCCAGGCGCCGGCGCCCGACGGCGCGGGCAAGCTACACTTCTGGCGTTACTACGACGCGGCCGACAAACGGATCCTCGACAACCGCCACCTCATCGCCAATCTGATCGCGTGCGATCGCGACACTCCGCGTGTCATCGGCGACTACGAGGTCTTCGAGGTGCAAGAGAAGGTAATCGAACACATCCTCCACTCTTACCAGGCGCAGCAGGCACTGGAGGAAGCACCGAAGACGGTTGACCCACTCCAGCAGACTGTGGCCACGACGATTCAGGGTTTCATGAATCGCCCGGAGATCGAGCGCCAGGATGCGCTCGCGGCGATCCGATTCCTCAGTAGGCCAATGGCATCGGTGGTCGTCAAGGAATTGCGTGGAGCGTACCGGCACTTTCAGGCCAGCGGTGCCGTCGGCGATCTATTGGCAGCGGTGAGACAGATCGCCGAGCGCTACGGCGCCGATGCAAGAGTACCTGGCAAACCGCGCGCTGCACTTCGCCGCCAGGATCTTCGACTCATTTGCTTCGATCACCTGTGTTCGTAGCCCTACTTCCGATCGCCGTGATGCCAACGCACGAGCCCCTCACCCCGACCACCCCGAGGACGAAGGAGGGTCTTGGGTTAATCCGAAATGACGAAATGGGGAGAGGAGGGCGGACAGGGCCGGAGGTGAGTCCGGACCCCGTCCGTTTGGCGGGACTGTGTGAAGCTTCAACTACGCCGCGAGCGCGGCGCGGTGCCTGCGGGCGAAGTTTCCGGTCAAGACCACCCGGCCGCTGCGCAGCATGTGGGCGATCACGGCAACCACCTCGTCGTCCGAGCCGCAGTAATCTTGGATCGTTTGCACCAACTCCAACATCGTTGAGCGATACGGCCGCGTCTTCATGGAAGTCTCCTTGCCTGTTTCCCTGCGCGCTGTTGCCCCAGCGTCTGTTATGCGAACTCAACCGCGCCGCGAAACGGCAGCGGTACCTTGCAGCAGATCATCCCGACAACCTGGCCGTTGAGCCTGACCACGTACGCACGCCAATTCGGGAGCCATGTTAGCTTGATCATCACCGCGTCCTTCTCTGACCCAAATCCAGAGCATTGGCCGTGCCAAGGACCATGGCAACGGCACCGAACGCACGCCGCCACTGATGGGTCAGGTGTGATGCGTCTTTCCGTGCCGGCCGTGCACGTTCTAGACGTATCGGAATCGCCGATACTGACGATTGCGTGACGGGTGATCGCTCGGCTTGACCTCTTCCTGCCAGCGTGCCAGAGGCACCCGGGCCGGCTGCTAGCGGTCGGGGAATCAACGTGGAATCTCACCAGTACGCTAAGGCGATGGTTGCGGCGCTATGGCTGACGATGGCGGCCGGAGCGGTTGCCGAGTCCGCCACCCTGCCGGTTTATCCCGAGGTCGTGGGCGAGGAAGTCCGCTACCGGGTGCAGGCGGGGGATTCCTTGGAGCGGGTGGCCAAGAGACACGGGATGAAAGTGGCAACGGCCGCTGCCGTCAACCGGCTCGCCGACCCGCGCCGGCTGCGTATCGGGCAGGAGCTGATTCTATCGAACCGGCGCATCGTACCGGCCAAGCTTGACGATGGCCTGGTCATCAACATCGCCGAGCGCATGCTTTACTGGTTCAAGGCCAAGCAGCTAGTAGCCCAGTTCCCGGTCGCCGTGGGCAAAGCCGACTGGGAGACCCCGCCGGGTCGTTTCAAGATAATCACCAGGCGGCGCAAGCCGACTTGGCATGTGCCGCCCTCGATCCAAGCTGAGATGCGCGAGCGCGGTGAGGCGGTGAAGACCAAGGTCCCGCCTGGGCCGGACAACCCGCTGGGCGAGTACTGGTTGCAGCTGTCCGCCGGTGATTACGGCCTCCACGGCACCAATGCGCCCTGGAGTGTCGGGAAGTTCGCCACTCACGGCTGCATCCGGTTGCGTCCCGGCGATGTTGAGCGGCTGTTCAACGAGGCGCCCAACGGCACCCCGGTGTGGGTGGTCTACGAACCGATAAAATTGGCGGCGTTACCCGATGGTCACGTCCTGATCGAGGCCTACCCCGATTTCTACGACCGCGCCGGCGGGCTGATTGCCGGTTTCGCCGAAGCCGCGCGCCAAGCCGGGATAGCGGAGCGCGTCGAGGTCGAGCGTGCGCTTAGCGCTATCAGCGATGCCTGGGGCGTGCCGGTAGACGTCACTCGCCCCGGGGCCGCCGCTGCTGCTGATGCCAGCCGCAACGGCGAAGTTCCCAATCGTAATTCAATTGACTCACCGTAGCTGGTGAAATACGGTTGACACGTTTCCATCGAACCGCATTCGGGGCTCTGAGGAGGCAGCACCACCCATGGTCACACAGGCAACCAGCGACATTTCGGGTTCCGCTACCGACCGCCAGGTTACCGCGATGAAAGTGTGCCTGGTGCGCGGCGCGCTGGTGTCGCCGCAGGGCAGTGTGAACAACGAGCCCACGCCGCCGATCGGACTTGCCTACCTGGCCGGGTCGCTCAAAGCGGCCGGCTTCGAGCTTCAGGGTGTCGATGCCACGGGGCAGGCGCTCGACCGGGTCGAGAGGATTCCCGGCAGCGAACTGCAAGCGAACGGGATCAGCATCCAAGAAGTGGTTGAGCAGATCGACCCGGCAACCAAGGTGGTCGGCGTGTCGGCGATGTTCTCGCACGAGTGGACCTATCACCGGGCGTTGATGCTGGCGATCAAGCAGCGCCTGCCCGAGGTGGTACTGATCGCGGGCGGCGAGCATTGCACCGCGCTGTCCGAGTACTGCCTGCGCGATTGCCCGGCGATCGACTACATCGCCACCGGCGAGGGCGAAGAAACCATGACCGAGTTCTGCCGTACGGTGGCGGGCGGCGGCGACCCGTCACGGGTAGCGGGCCTCGTCTACCTGCGCAACGGCGAGCTCAATCGTTCGGCCCCCCGCGGCCGCATCCGCAATGTCGATGAGATTCCTTGGCCGGACTGGGAACTCTTCCCGATTGATCCCTACTTGGCCGAGAACATCAGCTTCGGGGCCAGCTTCGGCCGCAACATGCCGATCATGGCTTCGCGCGGCTGCCCGTATCAGTGCACCTTCTGCTCCAACGCGGCGATGTGGACGACGCGTTACTCGATCCGCTCGCCCGAGAACGTGCTGGCTGAGATCGAGAAGTATCGCCGCAAGTACGACATCACCGGGCTACAGTTCTACGACCTGACCGCCATCATCAAGAAGGATTGGATCGTGGCGTTCTGCGGCCTGATGGCCGAGCGGGGCATTCGCTTGGACTGGAGCCTGCCCTCGGGCACGCGCAGCGAAGCGCTGGATGACGAGGCGCTGTCGTGGATCGCGCGCGCCGGCTGCAAGTACTTGGTCTACGCCCCGGAGAGCGGCTCGGCGGAGACGCTGAAGCTGATCAAGAAGAAGATCAAGCTCGATCGTATGGAGCAGTCGATCCGCAGCGCGATTCGCCAAGGCATCGTGATCCGCGCCAACCTGATCATCGGCTTTCCGCACGAAACCCGCGGGCAGATTCTGCGCACGCTCTGGCAGATGATCAAACTGGCTTGGCTCGGTGTCGACGAGGCGCCGCTCTACCCGTTCCAACCTTACCCCGGCACGGAGTTGTTTGCCGGCTTGCTGCAACGCGGCAAGGTTCGGTTGAGCGACGAGTACTTCGAAACCTTGGCGACCTTTTCCACCGGCAGTCTATCGCCGCCGCGGCGTTCGTTTTGTGATCGCGTGGGGCGGCTAGAGCTGTATCTGTACCGGATGCTCGGGTTGTTGGTGTTCACGGCGCTGTCGTACCTGCTGCGCCCACAGCGGATCTGGCGCACGATTTACAACCTGGCCTTCACCGACCGCAGCGCCACGGTGATGGAACAGCGGATGCGCGATAAACTCCGGCACGTACGTGCTGCCTTGAGCTTTCGCCGCACGCTGCCGGCAGCAGAGAAATAACCGCCCGGCGCTACGGCTCTTCGGTCTCAGGCCCTGACGGCCCGTTATCCGTGCCGGCCAGGGTGCCCATCGTCCCCGACAGCACTTGCGCCGCCGCCCAATAGCCCGGCGCCAGCGGCTCGCCCAGCGGCTGATGCTCCAATCGAAGCGTGACCCGACGCCCGGCATAAGGGGCAAGATCGTGGCGCCACTGCTGCCAGCGCGTCCCGCCCGACAGGCTGACCGTGTGCTGAGCGATGAGATCATCATCGACGAACACCCGCAGCTGCCAATCGCCCGGCGGCTGCTCCGCCGCCGTCACCGAAAGCAGCAAAGCCGCCGGCCGGCCGCGCTCCACCGTCACGGTGCGCGTGAGCCGGCACGGGGCGGCGCCGGCAGCGGAATACGTGCGCAGCACACTGCGCTTGCCGCCATACGCGCGCACCAGCCCAGCGCCGCGCTCGGCGCCGCAATCTTCGCTCTGCCAATCCCCCGGCCACTTCCGCATTTGGGCCGCCAGCAACTCGTCGGCGTGGTGCACTTCGGTCAGCCGCGGCCCATCCGCCAAGTAGTAGCGGCGGTTAGCAAACATCGGCATTAGGGCCGGCCCGGCTCCGGCCAGGTTGCGGGCGTAGATTACCGGCCCCTTAAGTTCGAGCCCGGACTCGAAGTTACCGAGAAAGGTCGCGCTGTAGTTCGAGTTCACGAACACGAGCGCGTCGTCGAGCTGTTGCTGGCGGACCGTGCGGTAGACCGCGGCATTCACCATCCAGTAACTGTCGCCGTAAAGCCAAACCAGCGGCAACAGGTTCACGCTCAGCATGGTGAGAACACAGAGCCCGACGATCAGCGCCAGCGCCTGCCGCACGCGTTGTGGGGAGGCCGCCACGCCTAAGCGGTCCCGCAGCAGCTCGGGGACGCTCTGCAGACCACGCGCGGCCAACAGCACCAGCGCGGCCACGGCTTCGAACTCGTAGCGCGGGCCCAGGCAGACGTGCTGAAACCAGTAAAAGAAGTAGGCCACCATCAGTGTCGCCCAGGAGGCCAGTAGCAGCCAGTCCCAGGCTTGGCGGCGGCGGCCGACAAACAGCGCGCACAAGAACACCAGCGACGGAATCGGCCACTCGAAGAGCAGCTTGTGTAGGGCATTGACCTCGAGCAAGGCATGAACTACCGCCCGCGCCGGCGCATGCGACGGACCCCAGCCGCTGCGGCCGAAGCCGAGCCCGTGGCCGGCACTGGCATAACCGGTTGTGAACATGCTGCCGGTGGCCGCGTAATTGTAAAGCAGAAACCCTGCCAGCGGCAGGCAGCCGGCCGCCGCTACCAGGACGAACGGCGGCAAGAACCGCCGCGGCGCGCGCACCGCCAACCACAAGGCGTAGAGGATAAAGGGCAAGGCCAGAGCCAGCCCGCTCAGTGGCCGTACGCACGTCGCCGCTCCCAGAGCCAACCCGGCCAACAGCGCACTCCGCGGTGCTTGCGTGCGTACCGTGCGCGCGAAGCCGAGTAGGAACAGGCTCATGAACAACAGCGAGCTGCTGTGATTCATGAATTCCGCCGACATGAAAATCACAAACGGCGACACCGCTACCAGCCCGGCAGCAAGTCGCCCGGTGGTCTCCCCGTAGATCTCCTTGCCGGCGCAGTAGATCGCGATCGCGGTCAGTCCGCCGAGCACGGGATTGATCAGCCACGGGGTACCCAGCCAGGCCCCCAGCGCCAACACCGCGGCGTGCCCCGGCGGATACATCGAGTACCAGCGCGGGTTGCTCAGCACGAACGTCTGCTCGAAGAACTCCGGATGCGGCGGGGGTTGGAGCGAGACGCGGCCGTGCGCGAACAGAATCGCCTGGAATACCTGCGAAATGCTGTCCTGCACGTGGGGAATGTGCTCGAACAGGAAATACGAAGCCAGATTTGCGGGGATGAATACGAGCAGAAACACCGCGGCCAGAAACACGCCCGGCCGCAGTTGGTGCAAACCGTCGAGCCCCCGCTCTATCGGGACCGCGGTGGAACGGAGCAGCGCCGGCCAAACGCCGATCAGGACCAACGTCAAGCCGGTGCTGGCGTAGGCCAGATACAGGATCATGCTGCGCCCCTGTGCGCCCGAGGGAACAAGGCTCAAAGCCAGCACGCCCAGTCCGGCGCACACCACGATGGCGTCGCGCGGGTGGCGCCGCAGGTGATGTGCGGTCCGACGCACGCTTTGGTTGAGACCGGCCGCAAGCACCAGCAGGCCGGCTGGCAGCAGCACCAGCAGCGCGAAGGTGTACGGGGCGACGTCGCCGCCGAGCGGCACCGTCGCCCGCGGCGGCGGCTTGAGCCCGAGCCCGCCCCAGCTGATCGCCACCGACACCGCCAACAGCAGCAGGCCGACGCTCACGGACACCGCTTTGTGGGCTGCACGCAACATTGCTAGAGTCGAACTGTGCTGTCTGGGATCAACTATGGCCGTGGTGAACTCACCCGCAACCGCCGCCGGTGGCCCTCTCTACGCAGGCGCGATTACCGCGTCAAGCGCGCCCCCGCACGCCGCCGGCAGCGTTTCGGCGATCGGGGTGGACGTGCGTATCTATGACGAAGCCGCTTGATATCATCGTGCCGGTGTTCAACGAAGAAGCCTGCGTGGAAGAGTTCTACGCCCGCATCGCCGGTCTCGGCTTGGCCGAGGCGCTCATCTTTGTCGATAACGCTTCCACCGATCGCACGGTCGAGCTGCTGGGGCGCTGCCCTGGCATTCGCCTCATTCGCCACGCCCGCAACGAGGGTTACGGTGCTTCGATTCGCGACGGCATCGCGGCCTCGAACGCCGATCGCCTTATCATCATCGACGCCGACCTCGAATATCCGCCCGAGGCGATCCCGGACCTGCTTGCGGCACTCGAGCGCCACGCGGTGGTCTACACCTCACGCTTCCTCGGCGAGCGCCCACCGGACATGCCGCGGTTTCGGCGCGCGGGCAACCGCGTCATCAGCGGCGTATTTAACTGGTTGTTCCACCAGCGCACGAGTGATTTCTATACCGGGATGAAGGGGCTGCGCCGGGAGGCGCTCGCGGGCTTGGCGCTGACCCAGAACGGGTTCGAGCACGTGATCGAGCTGGGGGTGCAGCTGGCGCACAGCGGGTACACGATTGCGGAGCTCCCGGTTACTTACACACCCCGCGCGCGCGGGGTCTCGAAGATGCGGCACATCCCGGAAACTCTGAAGTACATCTGGTACATCGCGGTCTACTGGCTGCGCTTTTCGGTCTTGCGGCGCCCGCTGCGGCCGCCCCTATCAAACTTATTGTGACGAAGATGATTGGCGTGATTCCCGCGGCCGGGCGTGGCACCCGGGCCTATCCCTACACCAAGGGTATTCCCAAGAGCATGCTGGAAGTCGCCGGCGAGCCCAACCTCCAGCGCGTGATCGAGATCATGCGCGATCAGCTGCGCATCAGTGAGATCGTCATCATCATCGGCAATTTCGGCGCGGCGATCCGCAATTACTTCGGCGACGGCGCGCGCTTCGGCGTGCGCCTGCGCTACGTCGAGAACGATGCCATCGACAAGGGCCTCTCTTACTCCATCCTGCTGTCTCGGCCATACGTGAACGAGCACTTCTGCGTGATCTTGGCGGACGAGTGCTATCTCGGCTCCAACCACGAAGAACTCCTGGCCAGCGACTACCGCAACGCGCTTGCCACCTGCGCCGTGGTCGCCACCAATGCCCCCGAGCAGATCTCGAAGAACTACGCCGTCCACGTCGAGGACGGGCTCATCCGCCGCATCGTCGAGAAGCCTAAGGAGCCGGGCGAGGCCTTGCTCGGGCTGGGTACCTTCGTGTTCAGCCCGGAATTCTACGACCACCTCGAGGCCGCGCTGGCCTCGACCGGCGGCGAGCCTAACGATCCGGTCAGCATCCTTGGCCGGCTCTGCCACAACGGCGCCCGTGTGCTGCCCTTCTACCTGCACGGGCGCTACGTCAACATCAACGATCGCGACGAGCTGAATCTGGCCAGTTATCTCGTCCGCTGCCGCCATTTCGAGAGCCGCTCGCTGGCCATGGTGTTGCTCATGAAGGGCTCGGTGCCCGACACCATCCGCACACTGGCGGACTTCGGCGCTTTGCACCGGTTTTGCCAGCTGGTCCTGGTGCTCCCGCCCGGCGTCGACTTTCCCGCCGAGGCCGCACACGGCGCCCACTGCGTGGTGGCACCGTCCGGCCAATACGGCGACATGCTGCGCGCGGGCTTGGACGCCGCCGAGGCGGACATTCTTTTCTCAGCGTACTCCGACGGCTCGTTCACGCCGGGAGATGTCCCCAAGTTCCTCGAGTACTTGAAGGACGCCGATTTCGTCGTCGGCACGCGCACCACTCGCCAACTCATTCAGCAGGGCAGCAACATGCGCGGGGTGGTGCGCTTCGCCCACGTGGCGCTGGCCAAGTTCTTGGAAGCGGTGTGGTGGAGCTACGAGCCGCGCTTCACCGACGTCGGCTGTGTCTACCGCGCGCTGTGGAGTTCCACCTACCGGCTGATCCGGCCGCACCTGTGCGCCAGCGGCCCGGAGTCTGCGGTCGAGATGCTGGTGGAGACCCTGAAGTGCCGCAAGCGCATCATCGAGATTCCGGTCAGCTTCCACATCCGCCGCAAGGGCATGAAAGAGCGTGACCAAACCTTACGCACCTTCTTCACCATCATGGTGCTGATCCT contains:
- a CDS encoding nucleotidyltransferase domain-containing protein, which encodes MADDSGYDEMIAPLLEEEDGGRPAGGYDAARLTSNDQAWLDAYRVALAAQCPDAVKQFLIYGSKARGEATRDSDLDVVLIVDNRWQARKRDLRRIGYRLASTSDVLPSIVVYTEEEWEARRQSGSFFRRAVERDAIAIR
- a CDS encoding HEPN domain-containing protein → MNRAMVLAEWRRAVESLHASELLAAEGFEADAVSRAYYAALHAAKAALAVHDVSADSHAAIKRLFGLHLIRPGTIEREWSALLVESLDDRLTADYDVESSFSTDDADAECRRARRFLGRIRRYLRTQRLTAKDLGTLRRRRA
- a CDS encoding L,D-transpeptidase family protein, which codes for MESHQYAKAMVAALWLTMAAGAVAESATLPVYPEVVGEEVRYRVQAGDSLERVAKRHGMKVATAAAVNRLADPRRLRIGQELILSNRRIVPAKLDDGLVINIAERMLYWFKAKQLVAQFPVAVGKADWETPPGRFKIITRRRKPTWHVPPSIQAEMRERGEAVKTKVPPGPDNPLGEYWLQLSAGDYGLHGTNAPWSVGKFATHGCIRLRPGDVERLFNEAPNGTPVWVVYEPIKLAALPDGHVLIEAYPDFYDRAGGLIAGFAEAARQAGIAERVEVERALSAISDAWGVPVDVTRPGAAAAADASRNGEVPNRNSIDSP
- a CDS encoding radical SAM protein, coding for MVTQATSDISGSATDRQVTAMKVCLVRGALVSPQGSVNNEPTPPIGLAYLAGSLKAAGFELQGVDATGQALDRVERIPGSELQANGISIQEVVEQIDPATKVVGVSAMFSHEWTYHRALMLAIKQRLPEVVLIAGGEHCTALSEYCLRDCPAIDYIATGEGEETMTEFCRTVAGGGDPSRVAGLVYLRNGELNRSAPRGRIRNVDEIPWPDWELFPIDPYLAENISFGASFGRNMPIMASRGCPYQCTFCSNAAMWTTRYSIRSPENVLAEIEKYRRKYDITGLQFYDLTAIIKKDWIVAFCGLMAERGIRLDWSLPSGTRSEALDDEALSWIARAGCKYLVYAPESGSAETLKLIKKKIKLDRMEQSIRSAIRQGIVIRANLIIGFPHETRGQILRTLWQMIKLAWLGVDEAPLYPFQPYPGTELFAGLLQRGKVRLSDEYFETLATFSTGSLSPPRRSFCDRVGRLELYLYRMLGLLVFTALSYLLRPQRIWRTIYNLAFTDRSATVMEQRMRDKLRHVRAALSFRRTLPAAEK
- a CDS encoding glycosyltransferase family 39 protein, which codes for MSVGLLLLAVSVAISWGGLGLKPPPRATVPLGGDVAPYTFALLVLLPAGLLVLAAGLNQSVRRTAHHLRRHPRDAIVVCAGLGVLALSLVPSGAQGRSMILYLAYASTGLTLVLIGVWPALLRSTAVPIERGLDGLHQLRPGVFLAAVFLLVFIPANLASYFLFEHIPHVQDSISQVFQAILFAHGRVSLQPPPHPEFFEQTFVLSNPRWYSMYPPGHAAVLALGAWLGTPWLINPVLGGLTAIAIYCAGKEIYGETTGRLAAGLVAVSPFVIFMSAEFMNHSSSLLFMSLFLLGFARTVRTQAPRSALLAGLALGAATCVRPLSGLALALPFILYALWLAVRAPRRFLPPFVLVAAAGCLPLAGFLLYNYAATGSMFTTGYASAGHGLGFGRSGWGPSHAPARAVVHALLEVNALHKLLFEWPIPSLVFLCALFVGRRRQAWDWLLLASWATLMVAYFFYWFQHVCLGPRYEFEAVAALVLLAARGLQSVPELLRDRLGVAASPQRVRQALALIVGLCVLTMLSVNLLPLVWLYGDSYWMVNAAVYRTVRQQQLDDALVFVNSNYSATFLGNFESGLELKGPVIYARNLAGAGPALMPMFANRRYYLADGPRLTEVHHADELLAAQMRKWPGDWQSEDCGAERGAGLVRAYGGKRSVLRTYSAAGAAPCRLTRTVTVERGRPAALLLSVTAAEQPPGDWQLRVFVDDDLIAQHTVSLSGGTRWQQWRHDLAPYAGRRVTLRLEHQPLGEPLAPGYWAAAQVLSGTMGTLAGTDNGPSGPETEEP
- a CDS encoding glycosyltransferase family 2 protein, with translation MTKPLDIIVPVFNEEACVEEFYARIAGLGLAEALIFVDNASTDRTVELLGRCPGIRLIRHARNEGYGASIRDGIAASNADRLIIIDADLEYPPEAIPDLLAALERHAVVYTSRFLGERPPDMPRFRRAGNRVISGVFNWLFHQRTSDFYTGMKGLRREALAGLALTQNGFEHVIELGVQLAHSGYTIAELPVTYTPRARGVSKMRHIPETLKYIWYIAVYWLRFSVLRRPLRPPLSNLL
- a CDS encoding NTP transferase domain-containing protein yields the protein MTKMIGVIPAAGRGTRAYPYTKGIPKSMLEVAGEPNLQRVIEIMRDQLRISEIVIIIGNFGAAIRNYFGDGARFGVRLRYVENDAIDKGLSYSILLSRPYVNEHFCVILADECYLGSNHEELLASDYRNALATCAVVATNAPEQISKNYAVHVEDGLIRRIVEKPKEPGEALLGLGTFVFSPEFYDHLEAALASTGGEPNDPVSILGRLCHNGARVLPFYLHGRYVNINDRDELNLASYLVRCRHFESRSLAMVLLMKGSVPDTIRTLADFGALHRFCQLVLVLPPGVDFPAEAAHGAHCVVAPSGQYGDMLRAGLDAAEADILFSAYSDGSFTPGDVPKFLEYLKDADFVVGTRTTRQLIQQGSNMRGVVRFAHVALAKFLEAVWWSYEPRFTDVGCVYRALWSSTYRLIRPHLCASGPESAVEMLVETLKCRKRIIEIPVSFHIRRKGMKERDQTLRTFFTIMVLILKRRFGSPG